A stretch of DNA from Fibrobacter sp. UWB11:
CCTTGGCGCTCCGCTCAGGATGACATGCAGAGGAAATTTCTTTCAACAGGTCGGCGGTATTGCCGTCACTTTTGAGTTGTTGCGTGAGCTTTCCGCGAATGGCGAGGTCAAGGATTTTTTGCTTCAGGAGTTTCGTGTTCATTCTTATTCTTGATAATAACAATAAATCAACATTTCCATAAATTGTGAGTTTTCCAATCGGCAAGAAAACCTATGCATTCAAACGGCAAATCCGAATATTCAGCCATCAGCGTTTCTATGCGTGTTCGCCATTCTGTTTTCGGAGCGCACTTCTTTAGCATCTGGCTCAATATCATCAAAACAACAAATGGCTTGTCGTTTGAAATTTTCGCCCATTCCGGATGCTTTTTCACTGTTGGAATTTGCGGGCGAATGCCAAGACGACGATTCCATAATCTAGCATGGTGCGCACAGATATTACGAACGTGATTCAAGGTCAACAACCAAGATTCCATAATAACAACGGGCACTCCAAATTCAGATGCAATTTCCTGTTGTATTGGGCGATGCATTTTACGATATATCGTCAAGATGTTCCCAAATGTCAGCAACTCAGCGACCATCCAAAAAGGCAAATTTGGTTCGTCGTACTTATCCAAATAATGGGTAACAAACTGCTCTTTACTTTTGATATGCCGATTTACCTCCGCATCAATTGTCGCCATCAATTTCTGAAAATCAGCATCACAAAAGTTATTGTAATTGGCCTTATCCAAATAACCGAAGGGACCGTACTTTTGCGTAAAGACGGTTACCACTTTTGCCTTGAGCGCCGTTTCAACACGTTCCAGTGCGTCCATAATCAGACATCTCAAACGACGGTCAAAACGATAACGGCGATAAATCTGATCCAACGACGTTCCTGGCTTTAGACAATCAGAATTATCTTGCTTGAACGGGAACAAGTAAGCACTAAAATGATAATAACTGATATTGGATAAAATATCAACTAAAGACGCCTTCTCTGCAACAAGCCCCCTTTCTATTAATCTATCGGCTTGCTGTTCATAAGATAATGACGGCTTTAAGTACTTCATTTCACCTCTGGATACAAAAACACCCCGGACATTTGAGCATTGTTAAGAGGCTTCCGGGGTTCGCTGTTAAAAATATACTCATTTTCTCAAGAAATGTCAAGAAACATCAAAAGAATCATCCGTCGATTCCCTTGAGCATCTTGGCGAGTTTTTCGGAGTGGGCGGCAATTTCCTTCGCTTCGTCCTTGATGTTTGCCAAAAGGTCGGCAAGCGTTACGTCTTCGATATCGTCCTTGTCCTTAATCCAAGTTATGTCGAGGCTCGTCTTGTCGCGGGCCAGAAGTTCCTTGACATCATACTTGCGCCAACGCCCGGTCGGGTTTTCTTCGCTCCAAGTTTCTTTGCGCTTTGTTGCCGTATAACAAGTCACAAAGTCATCCAAGTCGCTACGCTTCAAAGGTTTTGTCGCCTGCGTGTGCTTTACACCCGTACGATAATCATAGAACCAAGTTTCCTTAGTTTCACTTCCCTTCTCAAAAAACAGCACATTCGTCTTGACCCCATTTGCATAAAAGATACCCGTAGGCAAACGCAAAATGGTATGCAAATTAAAATCCTTGAGAAGTCGTTTGCGGAGCGGTTCTCCGGCAGCATCAAAAAGCACATTGTCCGGGAGCACCACACCTGCACGGCCACCATTTTTAAGCAAAAGCATGATATGCTGCAAAAAATTCAACTGATTGTTGGTCGTGGTTATATAAAAATCAGAGCGTTTTGCACTAATATCCACACTTCCCGCCGGACGCGTTCCAAACGGCGGATTCGCCAAAACCACATCTACAAGTTTTTCTGGAGCATTTTCAAGAGAATCAGCTTTGTGAATGGGGGTAGAATCTACGCCAATTCCATGAAGATACATATTCATAGATGCAAGCGTCACCACCAGCGATGTATTGTCGTTTCCACAAAGGAGCTCATTGTTCAATTTCTTGAGCTTCGCCTTTTCATTCGTCTGAGCCGACATGTAGTCGTGCGCAGCTAGCAAAAATCCTCCCGTTCCACAAGCAGGATCGCAAACGGATTCGGTTATCTTAGGCTGAACACAATCAACAATCGCCTGAATCAACGGGCGCGGAGTAAAGTACTGCCCCGCACCGCTTTTTTTATCTTGACCATTCTTTTCAAGAATATTTTCGTAGATGGCGCCCTTAAGATCACCTTCTAAAAGCCAAGTTTCATCGTCCACCATGGACACAAGCTTACTCAAATAAACAGGAGTATTCACCTTGTTTTGAGCATCCACAAAAATAGTGCCGATAAGTCCCGTTTGCTTACTTAACTTTTCCAGAATGGAATTGTATTTATCGACAAGGTCAGTTCCTTTCATCTGGACGGCAAGCAAATCTTTCCATTCACATCCCTTGGGGAGTGCGCTTTCAACGCCAATCATTTCGACCTTTTCACTGTCCATTTTCAAGAACAAGAGATAGGTGAGCTGCGTTATATAATCTGTAAAACCTACGCCTGCCGACGAAAGAACGTCAGCCATATTCCATACTTTCTTGACAAGAGATTGTTCGTTCTTTCCGCCTTGCGTAGCGGAGGGAGTTATTTTCTTGGGCATGTTATGCAGCCTTTATCTGTAGCAAGAATTTGGAAAGATAATCCAATTCTTTATCTGCTTTTGCTGGTGAGTAAATGTTTATGGTCTGAACGGCCAATGTTTGGTCAAATTCAAAAAGGTCTTTGCGACTAGTACATCCATTTTGGGCAACATACTGTGCCACTTTTCGAAGGACTTCAACCTGTGCGGGTGTAAAATTACGCGGAGTATCGCCCATTTGCTGGCCAACATAAAGTCCGAATCGCTTAGCAGCAATACCCTGAATTGACTGGAGCGTTTCTGTACGACCAAGCGCATAACGCACAAGCTGAATCAAATTGGTAATGGACTCTATTTCATTTTTGCCCTTAAGCGGGATTACCATCTTATGGTTCTCTGAAGCGGACACACGGTAATAATCCCACAGAAGCGGGACACGGAACATTTTACTTTCGACAAGGAGTTTCTGTTGCAAGTCACAAAGCATCGCATTAGTAATGCTCTGTGATTCGTCGTGATAGATAATGCGCAACGCCTCAATTTCATCGGCGTGATCGTGGATGTACTTCTCAAATGCAGAAGTATGCTTTAAGGCATCCTCTTCTAAAAACTCTGAATAAATAACACGGTCTTCACCAGGATTCAAGATAGACAAATAGCCCGCATGAAGTTCCGACAATTTTACGCGCGCATTATTATTGTTAATAAGCGGCGACACCAATTTTCGACGTTCCAAATTCGGCTCGTTTATATCGGTATATTCAGGCAACAAGTTCTTTTCAAAAGCATCAAAAATCGTCAACGAAAAATCACGCAACGTAAAGCCCGCAATTTCACGGAACTCAGTATTATGTTCATCGTTTGTGCGATTGTAAATAGTTGAACATTTTTCAGCAAGCAGTTCTAAGTTCGCGTCACTGACTTCTCCATGAGAAATTCGTTCTAAAAGATCGCTCAATTTAAGAGGTTTCTTGTCAGAAGAATTTTCGCAAGCCTTTGGCATTCTCTTTTCGCTTTGAGCAACACCTACTGCATCCAAAAGAACAAAATTTGCCTTTGTGTCTGCGTTTGGAGTTACAGTACGCAACAGATCATCACTCATACTACGGCAACCGCGCCCAACCATCTGCGTATAGAGGACATCAGAA
This window harbors:
- a CDS encoding class I SAM-dependent DNA methyltransferase, whose translation is MPKKITPSATQGGKNEQSLVKKVWNMADVLSSAGVGFTDYITQLTYLLFLKMDSEKVEMIGVESALPKGCEWKDLLAVQMKGTDLVDKYNSILEKLSKQTGLIGTIFVDAQNKVNTPVYLSKLVSMVDDETWLLEGDLKGAIYENILEKNGQDKKSGAGQYFTPRPLIQAIVDCVQPKITESVCDPACGTGGFLLAAHDYMSAQTNEKAKLKKLNNELLCGNDNTSLVVTLASMNMYLHGIGVDSTPIHKADSLENAPEKLVDVVLANPPFGTRPAGSVDISAKRSDFYITTTNNQLNFLQHIMLLLKNGGRAGVVLPDNVLFDAAGEPLRKRLLKDFNLHTILRLPTGIFYANGVKTNVLFFEKGSETKETWFYDYRTGVKHTQATKPLKRSDLDDFVTCYTATKRKETWSEENPTGRWRKYDVKELLARDKTSLDITWIKDKDDIEDVTLADLLANIKDEAKEIAAHSEKLAKMLKGIDG
- a CDS encoding Abi family protein — its product is MKYLKPSLSYEQQADRLIERGLVAEKASLVDILSNISYYHFSAYLFPFKQDNSDCLKPGTSLDQIYRRYRFDRRLRCLIMDALERVETALKAKVVTVFTQKYGPFGYLDKANYNNFCDADFQKLMATIDAEVNRHIKSKEQFVTHYLDKYDEPNLPFWMVAELLTFGNILTIYRKMHRPIQQEIASEFGVPVVIMESWLLTLNHVRNICAHHARLWNRRLGIRPQIPTVKKHPEWAKISNDKPFVVLMILSQMLKKCAPKTEWRTRIETLMAEYSDLPFECIGFLADWKTHNLWKC